Proteins encoded together in one Pseudomonadota bacterium window:
- a CDS encoding ARMT1-like domain-containing protein — protein MKAIEYCIDCLSRLAEKTLQLSYGYNRNTYSHCCAIIEKLFKEGKSPPGIANEILRYIKNATGVYDPYVFLKEKELRLARKAFEQLADRFSDSLEGVIKLSALGNSLDFFTDDACGFDMKGFIFSGDMDKIENEIYIKGKDVLILGDNVGDFVFDIPLAEFLESMGKHVYYAVKEHPVQNDLSMPDALKFEFVKLFDNIISTCTDEVGIRLEEMKGKLKDLWETDAVVIAKGMGNYETISEYQSERSVIHIMKVKCPAVSKAAGYKKGTYVAKLC, from the coding sequence ATGAAGGCGATTGAATACTGTATCGACTGCCTCAGTAGGCTTGCAGAAAAAACCTTACAACTATCATATGGTTATAATAGGAACACTTATTCACATTGCTGCGCTATAATCGAAAAACTGTTTAAAGAGGGAAAATCTCCACCCGGAATTGCGAACGAAATACTTAGATACATTAAAAATGCAACAGGTGTTTATGATCCCTATGTTTTTTTAAAAGAGAAGGAGCTGAGGTTAGCAAGGAAGGCTTTTGAACAATTGGCAGACAGGTTTTCCGATTCTTTGGAAGGTGTAATTAAATTGTCAGCCCTGGGAAATTCTCTGGACTTTTTTACAGACGATGCATGTGGTTTTGACATGAAGGGATTTATTTTTTCCGGTGATATGGATAAAATTGAAAATGAGATTTATATTAAAGGAAAAGATGTTTTGATACTTGGTGACAATGTTGGTGATTTTGTTTTTGACATACCCCTTGCAGAATTTCTTGAAAGCATGGGGAAACACGTATACTACGCTGTAAAAGAACATCCTGTGCAAAATGATCTGTCAATGCCGGATGCCTTAAAGTTTGAATTTGTAAAATTGTTCGATAATATTATATCTACTTGCACTGATGAAGTAGGTATTAGACTCGAGGAGATGAAAGGAAAGTTAAAAGATTTGTGGGAGACAGACGCAGTGGTAATTGCCAAAGGCATGGGTAACTATGAAACGATCTCGGAGTATCAGTCTGAAAGATCTGTTATTCATATTATGAAAGTAAAATGTCCTGCCGTTTCTAAGGCAGCGGGGTATAAAAAAGGAACATATGTAGCAAAATTGTGCTGA
- a CDS encoding DnaJ domain-containing protein translates to MARKKDYYETLGVAKTASEEEMKKAYRKLALKYHPDRNPGDKPAEEKFKEISEAYAVLSDPKKRNQYDTLGMGGFQQSHSEEDIFREFNMGDLFKDLGFGGGDIFSTIFGKQGGRGGRQRSQTRDFGDYITREREPSTNLDLNYELEIPFMDAIHGSEKRISFTTQHGSEDVNVKVPKGISTGKKLRLQGKGGTDPYTGRKGDLYVTIKVGEHPVFKRSGEDLYVTKEIKLTDALLGTSIEVPSINGPKRVTIPPGVQSHSKVRLKGLGVPDLKKDSAGDQYVEVIINIPKKLTDKQKSLFEELKKEGI, encoded by the coding sequence ATGGCAAGAAAAAAAGATTATTATGAAACCCTTGGAGTTGCAAAAACAGCATCGGAAGAGGAAATGAAGAAGGCATACAGAAAACTTGCCCTGAAATACCATCCGGATAGAAATCCTGGGGACAAACCCGCTGAGGAAAAATTTAAGGAGATCAGTGAGGCCTATGCAGTATTAAGTGATCCGAAGAAGAGGAACCAGTACGATACTCTTGGTATGGGCGGTTTTCAACAAAGCCATTCAGAAGAGGACATTTTCAGGGAATTTAACATGGGGGATCTGTTTAAGGACTTGGGTTTCGGGGGCGGAGATATCTTCAGTACCATCTTTGGTAAGCAGGGAGGCAGGGGTGGAAGACAGAGGTCACAGACGCGGGACTTTGGCGACTACATCACCAGAGAACGTGAGCCGTCAACAAATTTAGATCTCAACTATGAACTGGAAATCCCTTTTATGGATGCAATACATGGAAGCGAAAAAAGGATTTCCTTCACAACCCAGCACGGCTCAGAAGATGTAAACGTAAAGGTCCCGAAAGGCATCTCTACGGGCAAGAAATTAAGACTTCAAGGCAAGGGTGGCACAGACCCCTATACAGGTAGAAAGGGGGACCTTTACGTCACAATAAAAGTCGGGGAACATCCTGTGTTCAAAAGATCCGGCGAAGATCTCTATGTAACAAAAGAAATAAAACTTACCGATGCATTACTCGGTACCAGCATTGAGGTTCCTTCAATTAACGGTCCCAAGCGTGTAACAATCCCGCCGGGGGTGCAAAGCCATTCAAAGGTACGGCTTAAAGGTCTTGGTGTGCCGGATTTAAAAAAAGACAGCGCAGGGGATCAGTATGTGGAAGTAATCATCAATATACCAAAAAAACTGACTGACAAACAGAAATCTCTTTTTGAAGAACTGAAAAAGGAAGGAATTTAA
- the groES gene encoding co-chaperone GroES, giving the protein MKIRPLQDRVLIKRIEEEEKTKGGIIIPDAAKEKPQEGKVIAVGDGKTLENGTKAPLTVKVGDKILFGKYSGTEIKVDGEEHLILREDDILAIEED; this is encoded by the coding sequence ATGAAGATTAGACCATTGCAAGACAGGGTCCTTATAAAGAGGATCGAAGAAGAGGAAAAGACAAAAGGGGGTATTATAATCCCGGATGCAGCAAAAGAGAAGCCTCAGGAAGGTAAGGTTATAGCTGTAGGCGACGGCAAAACACTGGAGAACGGCACAAAGGCCCCTCTGACAGTAAAGGTTGGCGACAAGATACTTTTCGGCAAATACTCAGGCACAGAAATTAAAGTCGATGGCGAAGAACATCTGATATTAAGAGAAGATGATATCCTCGCAATTGAAGAAGATTAA
- the groL gene encoding chaperonin GroEL (60 kDa chaperone family; promotes refolding of misfolded polypeptides especially under stressful conditions; forms two stacked rings of heptamers to form a barrel-shaped 14mer; ends can be capped by GroES; misfolded proteins enter the barrel where they are refolded when GroES binds), translating to MAKEIRYDQAVRESLLKGVNTLADAVRVTLGPKGRNVILDRSFGSPTVTKDGVTVAKEIELEDKFENMGAQMVKEVASKTSDVAGDGTTTATVLAQAIYREGAKLVAAGHNPMELKRGIEKAVAVIIEELKKISKPTQDQKEIAQVGTISANNDVEIGKIIAEAMEKVGKEGVITVEEAKGMETTLEIVEGMQFDKGYISPYFVTNPEKMEVVMDDPAILINEKKISSMKDLLPILEQVAKMGKPLMIISEDIEGEALATLVVNKLRGTLKVVAVKAPGFGDRRKAMLEDIAILTGGQMISEELGIKLETISLKDLGSAKRIVIDKDNTTIVDGAGDRKEIEGRVKQIRAQIEETTSDYDREKLQERLAKIVGGVAIINVGAATETEMKEKKARVEDALHATKAAVEEGIVPGGGVAFLRCIPKLDKLKVEEGAQELGVKIIKKALEEPLRWIANNAGHDGSIIIEKVKNGKGSFGFDAAKEIFVDDMMAVGIIDPTKVARSALQNAASVASLMLTTDAMIAERPKDKGSMPMMPPGGMGGMGGMGDMY from the coding sequence ATGGCAAAAGAGATAAGATACGATCAGGCTGTAAGAGAGTCGCTTTTAAAGGGTGTTAATACCCTTGCAGATGCAGTAAGGGTGACCCTTGGACCTAAGGGCAGGAATGTAATACTGGACAGGTCTTTCGGGTCCCCGACAGTTACAAAAGATGGCGTTACCGTTGCAAAAGAGATTGAGCTTGAAGACAAATTTGAGAATATGGGCGCCCAGATGGTAAAAGAAGTTGCAAGCAAGACAAGCGATGTAGCAGGCGACGGTACAACTACCGCAACTGTCCTTGCCCAGGCAATATACCGGGAAGGAGCAAAACTTGTCGCTGCAGGCCATAACCCGATGGAGTTGAAAAGAGGCATTGAAAAGGCTGTTGCAGTAATCATTGAAGAACTGAAAAAAATCTCCAAGCCTACCCAGGACCAGAAAGAGATTGCTCAGGTAGGAACAATATCGGCGAATAACGATGTGGAGATCGGTAAGATCATAGCTGAGGCTATGGAAAAGGTTGGAAAAGAAGGGGTTATCACAGTAGAAGAAGCAAAGGGAATGGAGACCACCCTTGAAATCGTTGAAGGTATGCAGTTTGATAAAGGCTATATCTCCCCGTATTTTGTAACAAACCCCGAAAAGATGGAAGTTGTTATGGATGATCCGGCGATCCTTATTAACGAGAAGAAAATAAGCTCTATGAAGGATCTTCTTCCTATCCTTGAACAGGTTGCAAAGATGGGAAAACCTCTTATGATTATCTCCGAAGACATTGAGGGCGAAGCATTGGCAACACTGGTTGTGAACAAACTGAGAGGCACTTTAAAAGTTGTTGCTGTTAAAGCCCCTGGTTTTGGCGACAGGAGAAAGGCAATGCTTGAAGATATCGCAATTCTTACCGGTGGACAAATGATTTCGGAAGAACTCGGGATCAAGCTTGAAACCATTTCTCTAAAAGACCTCGGTTCTGCAAAGCGGATAGTTATCGATAAGGATAACACGACAATAGTGGACGGTGCAGGCGACAGGAAAGAGATCGAGGGAAGGGTAAAACAGATAAGAGCTCAAATTGAAGAGACAACCTCCGACTATGACAGGGAAAAGCTCCAGGAAAGGCTGGCAAAGATTGTCGGCGGAGTGGCTATTATCAATGTTGGAGCTGCAACAGAAACAGAGATGAAAGAAAAGAAAGCCCGCGTAGAAGATGCCCTTCATGCAACAAAAGCGGCAGTAGAAGAAGGTATTGTACCGGGCGGTGGCGTTGCATTCCTAAGATGCATCCCGAAACTTGACAAACTTAAAGTTGAAGAAGGGGCGCAGGAGCTTGGCGTAAAAATCATAAAGAAGGCCCTTGAAGAACCGTTAAGATGGATTGCAAACAACGCAGGTCATGACGGCTCGATTATAATCGAGAAAGTAAAAAATGGTAAGGGTAGCTTTGGCTTTGATGCAGCCAAGGAAATCTTTGTTGACGATATGATGGCAGTCGGTATTATCGACCCGACAAAAGTGGCAAGATCAGCACTGCAGAATGCTGCATCAGTCGCATCTCTGATGCTCACAACCGATGCAATGATTGCCGAAAGACCCAAAGACAAAGGCTCGATGCCTATGATGCCTCCGGGCGGCATGGGCGGCATGGGCGGCATGGGCGACATGTATTAA
- a CDS encoding dodecin family protein, which yields MAGSVYKIIEIVGVSPKSWEDAAKIAVETTGKSLEDLRIAEVIKQDVTVENGKVTNYRIRLSISFKYHAEK from the coding sequence ATGGCTGGGAGCGTGTATAAAATCATTGAGATAGTAGGGGTAAGCCCAAAATCGTGGGAAGATGCTGCAAAGATCGCCGTTGAAACTACCGGGAAATCACTTGAAGATTTACGTATTGCAGAGGTAATCAAGCAGGATGTGACAGTAGAAAATGGTAAGGTAACAAATTACCGTATAAGACTCAGCATCTCATTCAAGTATCACGCGGAAAAATAA
- a CDS encoding polysaccharide deacetylase family protein, with product MNKLIGIKVDVDTYAGMRKGVPALLAIFKKYNIHASFFVPMGKDHTGWTIKRVFTRKGFLKKAGRVGVVSTYGIKTLLYGLLLPGPEIARKNIYLLHKIMDEGHELGIHGHDHVYWHDHIKYLNKEKTWEELQKASTTYQEIINRDPQSFAAPGWMTNPHALRFFEENNFVYTSNVRGTSPFFPEMGRKSFGILEIPTTLPTLDEVVGIAGTEIISLGKFYLNALTEGLNILTVHTELEGKKWSRLLEMFIEETLELGYTYKRIIDIAVELKNNKNIPVCEAVYGQIEGRAGEVCLQA from the coding sequence TTGAATAAACTGATAGGGATAAAGGTTGATGTAGACACTTATGCTGGCATGAGAAAAGGTGTGCCGGCTTTACTGGCTATTTTTAAAAAATATAACATTCATGCAAGTTTTTTTGTCCCTATGGGTAAAGACCATACAGGCTGGACAATAAAGAGGGTGTTCACAAGAAAAGGGTTTCTGAAAAAGGCAGGTAGAGTAGGTGTTGTAAGCACTTACGGGATAAAGACACTTCTTTATGGCTTGTTGCTGCCCGGACCAGAGATAGCGAGAAAAAATATATATCTACTTCATAAAATCATGGATGAAGGCCATGAATTGGGTATTCATGGCCATGACCATGTTTACTGGCATGATCACATAAAGTATCTCAACAAAGAAAAAACTTGGGAAGAGTTACAAAAGGCTTCTACCACATATCAGGAGATAATAAATAGGGATCCGCAGTCTTTTGCAGCACCGGGATGGATGACAAACCCCCATGCATTGCGTTTTTTTGAAGAAAATAATTTTGTTTATACAAGTAATGTCCGGGGAACATCGCCATTTTTTCCGGAAATGGGCAGAAAATCTTTTGGGATTCTTGAAATTCCAACCACACTCCCGACCCTTGACGAGGTCGTAGGCATTGCAGGCACTGAAATCATATCTCTTGGTAAATTCTACTTGAATGCCCTGACAGAAGGTCTGAACATTCTTACCGTTCATACGGAACTGGAAGGAAAAAAGTGGTCGCGTCTCCTTGAAATGTTTATCGAAGAAACACTTGAACTTGGCTATACATATAAAAGGATCATAGATATTGCAGTTGAGTTGAAAAACAATAAAAACATCCCAGTATGTGAAGCTGTATACGGGCAAATAGAAGGCAGGGCAGGCGAAGTATGCCTGCAAGCTTAA
- the htpG gene encoding molecular chaperone HtpG has translation MTVEKLEFKTEVKQLLDLMIHSLYSHKEVFLRELISNASDAIDRAQYESLTNGDILESESNWKIKIIPDKETRTLTVSDNGIGMTKDEIILALGTIAHSGTKEFLEALQSKELKDNPELIGQFGVGFYSSFMVADKVSVISRKAGTKDKKGVKWESTGDGTFTIEEIEKEQKGTEVILHLTKEEEKYFQSWEIRGVVKRYSDFIGHPIVMDVEHEKESELKKGEKYKVKEEETLNSMKALWLKDKSAVTEEEYAEFYKHLSHDPSKPANVIHYRAEGVSEFSTLLFIPAKSPFNILYKDFQMGPMLYVKRVQIMEHCEELIPPYLRFVKGVVDSSDLPLNISREMLQNNRQIDIIKTNITKKVLDVLSDMKKDEYDNYLVFYKEFGRVLKEGIHYDFAKREAVADLLLFPSTSAPEGRLRSFQDYLNDLKEGQNEIYYITGTTPGEALKSPYLEAFKEKEYEVLVFLDDIDDFIFSVFEYKGKMLKSVVKGDIDLDKTKKKEKELTKKKYDKLIDFIKDALKDDVKDVRFSGRLTDSACCLVADEGDIDPQMENILKSMGQDVPERKPVLEINPEHHVLTAINDLFEKDKTDNTLQKYIGLLYDQALILEGSRPKDPTAFAHAISKLMIENVEKKGG, from the coding sequence ATGACTGTTGAAAAATTGGAGTTTAAAACAGAAGTAAAGCAATTACTCGACCTGATGATCCATTCTCTTTATTCACACAAGGAAGTCTTTTTACGTGAGCTTATTTCCAATGCATCGGATGCAATAGACCGAGCCCAGTACGAATCACTGACAAACGGTGATATCCTTGAAAGCGAAAGTAATTGGAAGATCAAAATTATCCCTGATAAAGAAACCCGGACATTAACAGTGAGTGATAATGGTATTGGAATGACAAAAGATGAAATAATCCTGGCCCTTGGAACAATAGCCCATTCAGGGACAAAAGAATTTCTCGAAGCCCTGCAAAGCAAAGAACTAAAGGACAATCCGGAACTCATAGGCCAGTTCGGCGTAGGCTTCTACTCATCTTTCATGGTTGCCGATAAGGTTAGTGTTATCTCAAGGAAGGCAGGGACAAAGGATAAAAAAGGCGTCAAATGGGAGTCAACGGGTGACGGCACGTTTACCATTGAAGAGATTGAAAAAGAACAGAAAGGCACAGAAGTGATTCTCCACCTGACGAAAGAAGAAGAAAAATATTTCCAGAGCTGGGAGATACGTGGTGTTGTTAAACGGTATTCTGATTTTATCGGCCACCCCATCGTTATGGATGTCGAGCATGAGAAGGAAAGTGAACTCAAGAAAGGGGAAAAGTATAAGGTCAAAGAGGAAGAGACTCTCAACTCGATGAAAGCCCTATGGCTTAAAGATAAATCGGCAGTTACCGAAGAAGAGTATGCTGAATTTTACAAGCACCTTTCTCATGATCCTTCAAAGCCGGCAAATGTGATCCATTACAGAGCCGAAGGTGTATCCGAGTTCAGTACACTACTTTTTATACCTGCGAAGTCACCCTTTAACATTCTCTATAAAGACTTTCAAATGGGCCCGATGCTGTATGTCAAAAGGGTGCAGATAATGGAGCATTGCGAAGAACTGATACCTCCTTACCTGAGGTTTGTGAAGGGCGTAGTAGATTCTTCCGATCTTCCATTGAATATTTCCAGGGAGATGCTCCAGAACAACAGGCAGATTGATATCATTAAGACAAATATTACAAAGAAGGTTCTTGATGTATTAAGCGATATGAAAAAGGATGAATACGATAATTACCTTGTGTTCTATAAGGAATTTGGCAGGGTTTTAAAGGAGGGCATCCATTATGATTTTGCAAAGAGAGAAGCCGTTGCCGATCTGCTCCTTTTTCCGTCAACAAGTGCGCCGGAAGGCAGATTGAGGTCTTTTCAGGATTATTTAAATGATCTGAAGGAAGGCCAGAATGAAATTTACTATATAACAGGGACGACGCCCGGCGAGGCGCTTAAATCACCATATCTTGAAGCCTTTAAAGAGAAGGAATATGAGGTGCTTGTATTTCTGGATGATATAGATGATTTCATCTTCAGCGTATTTGAATACAAAGGAAAGATGCTGAAGTCTGTTGTTAAAGGAGACATAGACCTCGACAAGACAAAGAAGAAGGAGAAAGAATTAACAAAAAAGAAATATGATAAGCTCATAGATTTTATTAAAGATGCCTTGAAGGACGATGTGAAAGATGTCAGGTTCTCCGGAAGGCTCACAGACTCTGCCTGTTGTCTGGTTGCAGATGAGGGCGATATAGACCCGCAGATGGAAAATATATTGAAATCAATGGGTCAGGATGTACCTGAAAGGAAACCGGTGCTTGAAATAAATCCGGAACATCATGTCCTGACGGCAATAAACGACCTCTTTGAAAAGGATAAAACAGATAATACCCTCCAGAAATACATAGGACTTCTCTATGATCAGGCGCTTATATTGGAAGGTTCAAGGCCCAAAGACCCGACTGCCTTTGCCCATGCTATTTCAAAACTGATGATTGAAAACGTAGAAAAAAAGGGTGGGTAG
- a CDS encoding PAS domain S-box protein has product MLLLAASLVILGIILYISIKHFVRPIKEIINGTETIGKGDLTYRIQARPKDELSLLANSFNMMAEELQKTTVSKAYADNIMSTMIDALIVIDPDMKIKTVNKGTIDLLGYSENELIGSNIEMVFGFGYIDSLEGVRMIRLIEKGEARNYEILLQTRDGRHVPVLINSSSMKDNDENVDCFVCTITDITNQKLAEDALRRAEEKYRKIFEGALEGIFQAKLDGHLISANPAFARVLGYDSQEELVSNVADVWEQIHPDPADRHIFSRNIFEKGEVRNQETQIRRRDGSLIWLSINAQIVRDNGGKPLYCEGVLEDISNRKKLEAELCQAQKMEAIGTLAGGIAHDFNNLLMGIQGCASLMLLNKDISHPEYEKLRSIEQQVQSGAALTKQLLGFARSGRYEIKPVAINEILERTSAMFNRTRKEIIIEKKFWKDLWVVEADQGQIEQILINLYVNAWQAMPGGGTIYLETENIVLDEHYVTSFSIKPGNYVKITVTDTGIGMDENTRQRIFEPFFTTKEMGRGTGLGLATVYGIVKGHGGIIDVYSEKGYGTTFNIYLPATMKNITEEKAVVQQILNGNETVLLVDDEDIIIDVSKQILETLGYKVLVARSGQEAIDIYEKQGAHIDVVILDMIMPEMNGGEIFDVLRAMNSDTKIILSSGYSMNDLTTKIMECGCHAFIQKPFGIDQLSQKLRGILDG; this is encoded by the coding sequence TTGCTATTATTGGCAGCATCTTTGGTAATCCTTGGCATAATCCTTTATATTTCAATTAAACATTTCGTCAGGCCAATTAAGGAGATTATTAACGGGACAGAAACAATAGGAAAGGGAGATCTGACATACAGGATACAGGCTCGACCGAAAGACGAACTGAGTCTGCTTGCCAATTCTTTCAACATGATGGCCGAAGAGCTTCAGAAAACTACCGTCTCTAAGGCATATGCTGATAATATCATGAGTACAATGATCGATGCCTTGATTGTAATTGATCCTGATATGAAAATAAAAACGGTAAATAAAGGAACAATCGATCTTTTGGGATATAGCGAAAACGAACTTATCGGTAGCAACATCGAGATGGTTTTTGGATTTGGATATATTGATTCTCTTGAAGGGGTAAGGATGATAAGGCTTATCGAAAAGGGTGAAGCGAGAAATTATGAAATTCTTCTCCAGACAAGGGATGGAAGGCATGTGCCTGTACTTATAAACAGTTCCTCAATGAAAGATAATGATGAAAATGTAGACTGTTTTGTATGCACAATAACGGATATTACAAACCAGAAACTTGCCGAAGATGCGCTCAGAAGAGCAGAGGAAAAATACAGAAAGATATTTGAAGGCGCCCTGGAGGGCATATTCCAGGCTAAGCTTGACGGACATCTGATAAGTGCAAATCCTGCATTTGCACGTGTACTTGGGTATGATTCTCAGGAAGAACTTGTAAGTAATGTGGCAGATGTCTGGGAACAGATACATCCGGACCCGGCAGACCGGCATATATTTTCCCGTAATATCTTCGAAAAAGGAGAGGTGAGAAATCAGGAAACTCAAATCCGCCGAAGAGACGGAAGCTTAATCTGGTTGTCTATAAATGCGCAGATAGTGCGGGATAATGGAGGCAAGCCATTATACTGCGAAGGGGTTCTGGAAGACATAAGCAACAGAAAAAAGCTTGAAGCCGAGCTGTGCCAGGCGCAAAAAATGGAGGCTATCGGTACCCTTGCAGGCGGCATAGCCCATGATTTCAACAACCTGCTGATGGGTATACAGGGGTGTGCATCTCTGATGCTCCTCAATAAAGATATTTCTCATCCGGAGTATGAAAAGTTGAGAAGTATTGAGCAACAGGTACAGAGCGGCGCAGCTCTTACAAAACAACTGCTTGGATTTGCCAGAAGCGGGAGATACGAGATTAAGCCTGTCGCAATAAACGAAATACTGGAAAGAACTTCCGCTATGTTCAATAGAACACGAAAAGAGATTATCATCGAGAAAAAATTTTGGAAAGACCTTTGGGTTGTTGAAGCTGATCAAGGACAAATTGAACAAATACTTATCAACCTCTATGTTAATGCATGGCAGGCAATGCCGGGAGGTGGTACAATCTATCTTGAAACAGAAAATATAGTTCTCGACGAACACTATGTAACATCTTTTTCTATAAAACCCGGAAATTATGTAAAAATAACCGTGACTGATACAGGCATTGGCATGGATGAAAATACCAGGCAACGTATTTTCGAGCCTTTTTTTACAACCAAAGAAATGGGCCGGGGAACAGGTCTGGGTCTTGCAACGGTTTACGGCATAGTCAAAGGTCACGGGGGCATTATCGATGTATACAGCGAAAAGGGTTATGGCACTACGTTTAACATTTATTTGCCTGCCACAATGAAAAATATTACAGAAGAAAAGGCTGTTGTGCAACAAATTTTAAATGGAAACGAAACTGTTCTACTTGTGGATGATGAAGATATAATAATTGATGTAAGCAAGCAGATACTTGAAACGCTGGGCTATAAGGTGCTTGTTGCAAGAAGCGGACAGGAGGCTATAGATATCTATGAAAAACAAGGCGCACACATTGATGTTGTAATTCTGGACATGATCATGCCTGAGATGAACGGTGGGGAGATATTCGATGTTCTGAGGGCAATGAATTCAGATACAAAGATTATATTATCAAGTGGTTATAGCATGAACGACTTGACGACAAAGATAATGGAATGCGGCTGTCATGCCTTCATTCAGAAACCCTTCGGTATTGATCAACTCTCACAAAAGCTCAGAGGGATTCTGGATGGTTGA
- a CDS encoding potassium channel protein, translated as MDRIPKKLLHILIAISLVIVIGTVGFKIIGGQKTTLLDALYMTVITISTVGYGDVIGLDDKPLGKLFAIVFIFLGAGTVAYLLTALAAYIIEGELKRVFRRRSMDKRIAKLKNHYIVCGVGLVGFYIVHELYHTRRHLVAIDMDETKMDELKSHNMNIDVITGDATENDVLERAMIQKAKGLFATATSDNDNIVIVLTAKQLNPNLKIISRCTDTKNVDKLKRAGADTVVALNYIGGLRMASEMIRPHVTSFLDKMLRDKDSHLRVEEVHIPKHSPYAGMPLEEIDFRSMGNILLIAVRKVDGDWIYNPHPKSIIEKEMSFIILATAEEREILQALVSEEPNQSTLNL; from the coding sequence ATGGATCGTATACCTAAAAAACTTTTACATATTCTGATAGCGATATCGCTTGTCATCGTAATAGGAACAGTCGGTTTTAAAATAATAGGCGGTCAAAAAACAACTCTTCTTGATGCACTATATATGACTGTGATCACAATCTCTACGGTAGGATACGGAGATGTGATAGGACTTGACGATAAGCCGCTCGGCAAATTGTTTGCGATTGTATTCATATTCCTTGGTGCCGGTACGGTTGCCTATCTTCTTACAGCACTTGCTGCTTACATCATAGAAGGCGAGTTAAAAAGGGTTTTCAGGAGGAGAAGCATGGATAAAAGGATAGCAAAGCTTAAAAACCACTATATAGTGTGTGGCGTCGGCTTAGTAGGGTTTTATATTGTACATGAACTCTATCATACAAGGAGACACCTGGTTGCAATAGATATGGATGAGACAAAGATGGATGAATTAAAAAGCCACAATATGAATATTGACGTAATCACAGGAGATGCAACAGAAAATGATGTGCTTGAAAGGGCAATGATCCAAAAAGCAAAGGGGCTTTTTGCCACGGCAACCTCAGATAATGATAATATCGTCATTGTCCTCACAGCAAAACAACTGAACCCGAATTTAAAAATTATCTCACGCTGTACAGATACGAAAAATGTGGACAAATTAAAAAGGGCCGGAGCAGATACAGTTGTCGCCCTTAATTATATAGGCGGATTGAGAATGGCCTCTGAAATGATCAGGCCGCATGTAACATCTTTCCTCGACAAGATGTTAAGGGACAAAGACTCGCATCTAAGGGTGGAAGAGGTACATATACCGAAACATTCGCCTTATGCAGGGATGCCTTTGGAAGAGATAGACTTCAGAAGCATGGGGAATATACTGCTCATTGCAGTAAGAAAGGTTGATGGCGATTGGATTTATAATCCACATCCGAAAAGTATCATTGAAAAGGAAATGAGCTTCATTATATTGGCTACAGCCGAGGAGAGAGAGATTCTTCAGGCACTCGTATCCGAGGAACCAAATCAATCAACGCTTAACCTTTAG